The following coding sequences are from one Actinomycetota bacterium window:
- a CDS encoding DUF951 domain-containing protein, giving the protein MVKIVPIEIGDVVKMKKSHPCGSNEWEVTKLGMDIGLKCLGCGRKVRLMRSKFDRRFRGYIRRMREEG; this is encoded by the coding sequence ATGGTCAAAATAGTACCCATTGAAATAGGCGATGTAGTAAAGATGAAGAAATCCCATCCCTGCGGGTCAAATGAGTGGGAAGTGACGAAATTGGGAATGGACATCGGACTCAAGTGCCTCGGCTGTGGGAGGAAAGTGCGACTCATGCGCTCGAAGTTCGATCGTAGGTTTAGAGGATATATCAGAAGGATGAGAGAAGAGGGTTAA
- a CDS encoding DUF3343 domain-containing protein: MSEEYVVIFHSTHHALRAEKILKGSKLEAKMIPLPRKFSAECGLALKISGEIKSLAEKTLSSHEVEYKGIYKLD, translated from the coding sequence ATGTCAGAGGAATATGTGGTTATCTTTCATTCCACGCATCATGCCCTGCGGGCGGAGAAGATTTTGAAGGGAAGTAAACTCGAAGCCAAGATGATACCCCTTCCCCGTAAATTCTCAGCCGAATGTGGATTGGCGCTAAAGATAAGTGGCGAAATAAAATCCCTGGCGGAGAAGACTCTCTCCTCTCACGAGGTGGAATATAAGGGCATCTACAAGTTGGATTAA